The DNA region TCAGAGCGGCGACGATGCGCAGAGCGGCGAGGTGGCCGACTCCCACGGAGCGTAAGGTTACTCGGGCTTGTCGGTCGCGTCTCTCCGCCATTTGCGGAGCACCGGCAGGTACAATGTCGCGACCGACACCGCCAGAATAATCAGCAGGACGACGACAAATTGAATGATGGTGTAGCCGAGTTCGTCTCGCGGCACGAACCAGCCTGCGACAACGCCGCCCGCCAGCAACAGGATCCGAACGAACCAGCCAATCACGACGTTTTCCTCCGTTGAGCCCACTCAGTCGGCTGAATAAATACGATCGAACATAAGTCGGTGTACAGCAGTGCGCTCGATCAAAGCGAATGCGAACGACGCAAGGTGGCAGCTACGTAATTCTGTTCTTAATTGGCTATCGCGCCGAATGGCCCATGTGCTTACATCGAAACGAACGGAAACATTCTGCAAGCATACAGACCTATTTTTGCGCCAAATACCCCATACCAAGCTCGACAGCACATTGGAACGACCTTCGTTGGTCCCTCAGGACAAGCCCAGACAAACGATCGTCGTGCGCCATCTTGTATAGTCAATTGGCGATGAGGCGTTTGGATGATGTGTTGTCTCGAACTGAATGCAGTACATTTAGGAACAACCCATCGTCGGTGTGATACAGCAAAGACTCGTGACGCCTTAGACCGACGGCGAAAATCTGGCCTCCTGCGGACGAGGCGCTGGAGATAAGGCCGAAAAATGGCCGTCCAGCTTAACTTTCAACAATCATTAGCAGACCACGTTGCGCCGGAAAGAGGCCGCGTTGCCCATGAGACTATGTATATCGCCGCTGCAGTGGTTGGCCGTTTGCCTTTTGCTTGCTGTCGGGCTCATCGGTGTTTTGCGTCCGCAAGCAGCCGTCGCACAGACGATCAAATCTATCATCGTGCAAGGCAACCGCCGGGTCGAGGCCGACACCGTACGCTCCTACTTCCATCCCGGCGCGGGCGGCCGTCTTGGCCCCGTCGAGATCGACGAAGGTCTCAAGGGGCTTTACGCCTCGGGTCTGTTTGCCGACGTGCAGGTCAACAAAGCCGGCGGCCGCCTCTTCATCACCGTAGTCGAGAACCCGGTGATCAACCGCGTCGCTTTCGAGGGCAATAAAAAAGCTAAGGACGATCAACTCAAGGCGGAAGTCCAGTCGAAGCCGCGCGGCACGTTATCGAAGCCGACCGTTCAAGCGGATGTCCAGCGCATCATCGAAATCTATCACCGCAGCGGTCGGTTCGATATATCCGTCAATCCGAAGATCATCGAGCTGCCGAACAACCGGGTCGACCTCGTGTTCGAGATCAAGGAGGGCGAGAAGACCGGCGTGAAGGAGATCCGCTTCGCCGGCAACAAGGCCTTTTCCAGCGGCCGCCTCAAGGACGTCATCAAGACGGCGGAGAGCAACTGGTTCAGCTTTATGCAGACGACGGACATCTATGATCCGGATCGCCTCGAAGCCGATCGGGACCTGCTGCGTCGATTTTACCTGAAATACGGCTATGCCGACGTTCGAATCGTATCGACTGTCGGCGAATATGATCCCGCCAAAAAGGGATTTATCATTACTTTCACTGTCGACGAAGGTGCGCAGTACAAGGTCGGTACCGTCAATATTGTTTCCAACGTGCAGGCCATTGACGCGGCATTGTTGCGCAGCCGGCTCAAGCTTTCCTCCGGCAGCGTTTATAATGCCGACCTCGTCGAGAAGAGCGTTGAGGGCATGACCATCGAGGCCGCCAAGCGGGGTTTTGCCTTCGCCAGTGTGCGGCCCCACGGGGACCGTCATGCCGAGACCAGGACCATCGATCTCGCTTTCACTGTCGAGGAGGGCGCGCGCGCCTATATCGAACGCATCAACATCCGTGGCAACACCCGCACGCGCGATTACGTCATCCGCCGTGAATTCGATATTGCCGAAGGCGACGCCTATAACCGCGCGCTGGTCGACCGCGCCGAGCGCCGGCTGAAGAATCTCGGCTACTTCAAGACGGTCAAGCTTAGCAACGAGCCCGGTTCCGGGCCGGACCGCGTGGTGATCAATGTCGACGTCGAAGAAATGGCCACCGGCGAGTTCTCGATATCGGGTGGTTATTCGACGTCCGACGGTGTCGTCGGTGAGGTCAGCGTCGCGGATCGCAACCTCATGGGTCGTGGTCAGTATGCTAAAGCGTCGGTGACATATGGCGAAAATACGCGCGGCGTCGATCTGTCCTTTATAGAGCCATATCTTCTGGGCTACAGGATGTCCGGCAGTGTCGGTCTTTACTTTAGACAGACGGAGGCGACGTCCACCGTATCCTATGGCACGAAGAGTTACGGAACGAATCTCAGTCTCGGTCTCAGTCTGACAGAAGAGATCGCCTTCCAGCCACGCTATTCGCTCTATTGGCAGGAAATCACGCTCGCAAGCGAATATAACAACTGCGTCAATTCCGCGAATGCGATCGTCAACGGCGGCACGGGCGTCAAGCCCGGTGACTCGTGCTATTCGGATGGTGAGGCGTCGATTGCCATTCGCAAGGAGCTGGCCAATGGTCCGGTGACGGTGTCATCGGTCGGCTACACGGTGTCCTACAACGCCCTCGACAACGTTAAAATGCCGACCAGCGGGCTGTATGCCGAAATCAAGCAGGACCTCGCGGGTGTCGGTGGCGATGTAAACTTTATCCGTACGCAGGCGGAAGCGCGCAACTATTACGAAGTGTTCCCGGATGTCGTCAGCGTGATGAAGGTGCAGGGCGGCACCATTGCGAGCTGGGGCGGCAAAGATCTGCGCATGCTGGATCACTTTCAGATGGGGCCAAACCTGGTGCGCGGATTTGCATCCAACGGCATCGGTCCGCGCGACGTTACGGCCGGTACCAACAACGATGCCCTTGGCGGTAGCATGTACTGGGGCGCGAGCATGGAGGCGCAGACGCCACTCCATTTCCTTCCGAAAGAGATCGGTATCAAGCTCGCGGCCTTCGCCGATGCCGGCTCCGTTTGGGGATACAAGGGGCCGACGTCTTGGAGCGTGACCGGAGAAACAGTGCAGGTCGGCCTCGACAGCCCTTCGATGATTCGGTCTTCAGTCGGCGTCGGCCTCCTCTGGGATTCGCCACTGGGGCCTTTACGCTTCGATCTTGCTTATCCGATCACCAAATACTGCGCCAAGCAGACGAACGGAGGAGAGGTGTGCGACAGTACCCAGATTTTCCGGTTTAGCGGGGGCACGAAGTTTTAGTCGCAGGCGCCAATGCCAGGCGGAGGCGGCACGGGACTTTGCGGCAAAACAAGTCTACCTCGACGTGGCGAGGCGATGGCGGGAGATGGCGCAGCAAGGCGAACTGCAGCGATGGTACCGAAGCTGGCGCGCGTAACGCCGCCCTAATTGGCGGCCTTTTCCTTTTTTCGGCACTTATTAAAGAGCCATTGGACGATGACCAAGACTAAAGAAATCAGGCCGTAGGTTTGTTCGGTTCGAACATTTAAATCGCCCCGAGCGCAGTTGCTTCGTCCAAGACCTTGCAGGTCGTGCCGATCGCGGCTCATCGATTTCCCCCGTCACCGATAACCCCGTCCTTGTTGGAGCCGATGGCGATCCTAAGCTTGCCGTCCGGTAACGGGCGTTGCAACTGCAATGCTTCCTGGCCGGGGCGGTGAGCCAATCTCTATCTCCTCCGGCTCCGTCGTCAAGAATCCGTAAAAGTCGTTCGTTGTCTCGCCTTCCGTGACCTTCCGGACTGAGGTCCAGTTGGTCCAGATCCCAGCGAAGAGGCGTGCACGAGGGGCAGCTGCAGCGCGAGTTGGAGAAAATCCCCTCTTTGAATCTCTAAAGACACGCGCCCTGGAATTCTCACAGGCCAACGCCGTAGCTCTGAGCTAGTCGCCAAATGCCGGGCACGATCTTCTTGGACGCCTCGAACTACGAGGACACTAATGAGCGCGCCAGGGTTTTGAGCAGTCGCTCTCGCGGCTTTCGTATAGATTGTAAATTTGTGCTAAGTGTTCAGAAGCCGTACATTCGCGCATAGAGGCGGCCGTCATCGGTCCGCTCGAGCTGATAGGTGATCTCATTATCCCGCTCGACTAGCTCGGAGCTAGACTTGGCGCGGGGGTCGTATGGTCCGGTCAGATGAAGTGTGGCTGCGCAGACCGCTTTGTTCTGACCTTTCTCTCTTGTGACGATGTCGACCAGTGAGAACTTGAGGGCGGGATGCGTCCAGTTGTCGGGGAGCGCCAAGATGTCGCGATAGCGCTTGCCTGCAATTTGATAGATGAGTTGGCGTGTTTCATCTGCAGAGCAATCGAGCTGATTCCCACATCCCATAAGCGGGCCTGCAATGGAGAACACCATGGCGGTTGACAGCACAGTGCGAGCGGAGCGGTTCGATACAGTAGTCTTGGTCATGGATCGTCCTGGAGGTTTGTTACGGATCGCGAGAAGAGAGCGCACCAATGGTGCGCGGGAATGGCTCAGGCGCTGATCAGCTTGGCTTTGAGGCCGTCGAATTCGGCTTGGGTAAGCGCGCCTTCGGCAAGGAGACGGTGCAGGCGTTCGAGCTCCTGGCCCGTCGATGGCGGTAGCGGCGGAGGCTCTACGAGCTGGACCTTCTTGGGGTCATTGATGAAGAGATTGAGCCCTGATTCGCCGCCGCTCGGCGCGTCTTTCGGCCGATGAACGGCGTGAAGCGCCCAGGCCAGGGCGATGCCCCAACCAATGATGGTGCCACCGAACGCGACATTGATGACGAGAATCACGTAACGGTTCGGATGCCGTCGCCGAAAGGCGACGACCGTCGGTAAGACGTAGATTACAGCGACCGCGATAAAAAACAGGCCGAGGACAATCGCGTCTGAATTGGGCATCGATCGCTCCTCTAAGCCGCGCGCAAGAGGATCGACACGACAAACGTCGCCACCCAAACGAATCCATATGTTGGCGTCTGACGTAGGCGCTGGGCGCGCACGAACAGGTAGACCGGCGCCAGGAGCACCGCGAAGAACGTGATCCAGGCTGAGTTGTATCCGGCCGCCTTGAGCTGCTGCTGGTCCAGCAGGCAGAGGATGGCATTCGCCGCAGCGGGAATGATCCAGAGCAGCGCCGACGAGAGCTGGTGATCTTCATACGGGGTGTTGAGCTGGTACCCGAGGATCATGGCCTCGATCAGGAAGTAGGCGAGCGGCGCAACGGCAAGCGCCCAAACGAAGCCATTGTTTATGTGGGTCGCGGCGACCGGCGGCGGTTCGTCGCGGAGAACCCCGCCAAGTTCGGATTTGGACAGCGGTAGCCAATCCGAAAGCCCCTTACGCCAGACGGGGGTGTCGGCGTCGATGGCCTTGTCCGCGAGCAGAGCGTGTATCTCGGCCGCGGCGACAGGCCCCTTTCGCTGGCCGGACTGAGTGTAGAACCACTCCGCCGGCGCGGATTGCTCAATGGCAGCATCTGACATCGTCGATCCCCCTGATGGCTCACATGAAAATTCAATGACAGCCCAGAAAACTTTACTGAGCTAATGACGTGGGCCGCTTAATTGGTTGGACCATAATCCATGGATTAACGCTCGGCAAACTCGCCTCAATCGCCTGATGAAGGCGGCGAAGCGCGTAGCTTGGAATCTGAGAAGGCTGAGGGTTGACCGGAAGCTCTCGCAGGAGAGCTTGGCCGTGGATTCGAACGTCGACGTTTCGTACATCTCACGCCTGGAAAGCGGAATTGAAAATCCGACCGTCGGGCTCCTTGAAAAGTTGGCCGCAGCGCTCAATGAGGACGTGTCCGCCTTCCTGCTCATTCCACCGAAAGGCGACAAAAAGCCTGCTCCCCTGAAGAGCGGCCGGCGTCCCAAATAAGCCAACGGGCTGTTACTTTACGTCTCTCGGCAGGCCAGGGCCTTAAGAGGAAGCCGAGACAATCCGAAGGATTGGCTGAGGAGTTCTCCACGGTTGCCCGTGAATCTGACCGCCGCTCATCATGGCAAGCATGACAGCGTAGGGCGGCGCGGCTTAGCCGACACCTTGCTTGCCGCGCTCATTGCTGAGCAGCTCACGAATCCACAGTACTTCGTCGCGTTTTGTTGATCGAGCGACACAGAGGGCCGAATGCCGGGTGCACGAAGAATCGCCGGCCGTCATCGTAGTGTGTCGGCGGATTATGCAGAAACGAGATGCCGCCCGGGGAGGTCCCTCGGCGAGGTGACACCTTACGAACCGAGAGCTTCCGATCCGCCATTCGCGAGCCATTGGCGCAAGCCATGCGAGGTGTCGGAGGCCCGGAGAAGCTCTTCGTGGTTGCCGGTGAGGGCGATGACATTCTCCGGGTCATGGGCCTGGAGGTCCATGACCGTTTGTACGACCGCACGGGAGTCGGGCCCTCGGTCGATGAGGTCGCCTAGGAAGATGTATTTGGTGGGGATCCCGTTCGCGTACCGGCGGCATTCGTCGAGAAGCTTTATAAGCTTATCCTGGCAGCCATGAATGTCGCCGATCGCAAACGTGAGCATCGTCAGTCCGGTGTGGCCTAGTTTTCGGTATCCTTGCGGCCCTCATTGACGAATGGCCGAAGAACGATTCTGCCGTCAAGCGGCAAGGCTTGAAGGATGACGTTCAGGCCGGCACCGTCCTGATGAAGGAAGGCGGCGCCGACGTCGATCCAGACGTCCTTTTGGCCCTCGCGCTTGATGGTCGTGTAGCACTTGAAGTCGGGCATCGTCTTGGAAGTCATCTCAGTGGGCTCCGATGAATGGTCGGGTTGGGGGGGACGACGAGGGGTGGTTAGGGTTCGACCAGCTCGATCTGGCAATCGGTCTCGCAGGCCTCACAGAAGGCATGATCGAAGACCTGGGCGAGCTCCCATTCCTGCTGTTCGTTGGACCAGCAGGCCCAGGCATCACGAAGGACATTGTCGCCGCCGCAGCCGGTGCAGCGGGCGATGAGTTTGGGTCGTGTCTGGGACATGAACGAGGGAATTGTGGGCCGATGGCGGTCGCCGGCCGAGTGACCGGCGACCTTGGGTACGGTGACTGGTCAGTCAGTGATGAGGGCGTCGACCGCAGTGAAGTCGAGGTAGCGGTCATGAAGTAGGGCCGCGATGTTGGCGGCCCCGGAGCGCCTGATCGCCTCGATGTACTGTTCGTACGAAATGGCCTCGAACGGGATGATGCCGCCGGGTAGGAGGTGGGTTCGGTAGAGGGCGATCGCCTCCTGCGCGACCCGGTTCAGCGACGGGGCGATCACCATGAACCGGCCGGTGGTGTAGAGGCCGTTCTTGACCATCGTGTAGGCGAGCAGATGCTGTCGCCAGAGCTGCTGAAGCGGCGCGGTGCGCAGCTGTGGGTGATTGGGGTCGACGAAGAGGTCGGATTCTTGTGACACTTCGTCGTAGCGTGGACGGAGCCTTGCCGGCGGCTCGTTCAACGACTCGGTATATTTGACCTCGACCGCGACGAAGCCGTGTTCGCCGGCAGTCGTGGTGACTTTGAACAGCGTGTCGAATGCGGTCCGGTCATGAGTGAAGGCCGGGTGCCGGCGCGCTGGGCTGTGCTCAAAGAGGGTGGCGTTGACCTTTTTGACGAAATCGGGTGCGAGCCGACGA from Pseudolabrys taiwanensis includes:
- the bamA gene encoding outer membrane protein assembly factor BamA encodes the protein MRLCISPLQWLAVCLLLAVGLIGVLRPQAAVAQTIKSIIVQGNRRVEADTVRSYFHPGAGGRLGPVEIDEGLKGLYASGLFADVQVNKAGGRLFITVVENPVINRVAFEGNKKAKDDQLKAEVQSKPRGTLSKPTVQADVQRIIEIYHRSGRFDISVNPKIIELPNNRVDLVFEIKEGEKTGVKEIRFAGNKAFSSGRLKDVIKTAESNWFSFMQTTDIYDPDRLEADRDLLRRFYLKYGYADVRIVSTVGEYDPAKKGFIITFTVDEGAQYKVGTVNIVSNVQAIDAALLRSRLKLSSGSVYNADLVEKSVEGMTIEAAKRGFAFASVRPHGDRHAETRTIDLAFTVEEGARAYIERINIRGNTRTRDYVIRREFDIAEGDAYNRALVDRAERRLKNLGYFKTVKLSNEPGSGPDRVVINVDVEEMATGEFSISGGYSTSDGVVGEVSVADRNLMGRGQYAKASVTYGENTRGVDLSFIEPYLLGYRMSGSVGLYFRQTEATSTVSYGTKSYGTNLSLGLSLTEEIAFQPRYSLYWQEITLASEYNNCVNSANAIVNGGTGVKPGDSCYSDGEASIAIRKELANGPVTVSSVGYTVSYNALDNVKMPTSGLYAEIKQDLAGVGGDVNFIRTQAEARNYYEVFPDVVSVMKVQGGTIASWGGKDLRMLDHFQMGPNLVRGFASNGIGPRDVTAGTNNDALGGSMYWGASMEAQTPLHFLPKEIGIKLAAFADAGSVWGYKGPTSWSVTGETVQVGLDSPSMIRSSVGVGLLWDSPLGPLRFDLAYPITKYCAKQTNGGEVCDSTQIFRFSGGTKF
- a CDS encoding DUF4339 domain-containing protein, yielding MSDAAIEQSAPAEWFYTQSGQRKGPVAAAEIHALLADKAIDADTPVWRKGLSDWLPLSKSELGGVLRDEPPPVAATHINNGFVWALAVAPLAYFLIEAMILGYQLNTPYEDHQLSSALLWIIPAAANAILCLLDQQQLKAAGYNSAWITFFAVLLAPVYLFVRAQRLRQTPTYGFVWVATFVVSILLRAA
- a CDS encoding PGN_0703 family putative restriction endonuclease, whose amino-acid sequence is MSTAALGRVPFIPEAILRAHHVHEPADDRFRAAARTRQALLREAKGWPIGLWATDTDKARELGSFLAPEHGDANFITPEIAKLARREVAWREDDALIDTERLYRNMLSSMPACFNLIGPLALDPRLATAVLRRLAPDFVKKVNATLFEHSPARRHPAFTHDRTAFDTLFKVTTTAGEHGFVAVEVKYTESLNEPPARLRPRYDEVSQESDLFVDPNHPQLRTAPLQQLWRQHLLAYTMVKNGLYTTGRFMVIAPSLNRVAQEAIALYRTHLLPGGIIPFEAISYEQYIEAIRRSGAANIAALLHDRYLDFTAVDALITD
- a CDS encoding helix-turn-helix domain-containing protein, with product MDSNVDVSYISRLESGIENPTVGLLEKLAAALNEDVSAFLLIPPKGDKKPAPLKSGRRPK
- a CDS encoding superinfection immunity protein, whose product is MGGDVCRVDPLARGLEERSMPNSDAIVLGLFFIAVAVIYVLPTVVAFRRRHPNRYVILVINVAFGGTIIGWGIALAWALHAVHRPKDAPSGGESGLNLFINDPKKVQLVEPPPLPPSTGQELERLHRLLAEGALTQAEFDGLKAKLISA
- a CDS encoding metallophosphoesterase, with amino-acid sequence MLTFAIGDIHGCQDKLIKLLDECRRYANGIPTKYIFLGDLIDRGPDSRAVVQTVMDLQAHDPENVIALTGNHEELLRASDTSHGLRQWLANGGSEALGS